The Sphingomonas sanguinis nucleotide sequence CGAGCGCCATTACACGATACTCCACATAAAATGCCGAATCCCTATGCTCTTTGACGGCGTACTATAAGAAAATTACGCACTACCGTAATTCTCGGGCTTTGCAACGGCACGGATAAGGATATTTGCAGGTTACCAGTTGGAAGGATAAGGACGTTAAGACAGTGACGTTACGGCCGATCGGCCATGCGCGAAGGGAGCTCAGTGCGGTTCGACGATAGTCTGGCGACGATTTTATCGGCCGACACTGCGACGCCCTTTGGCGCGCAGACTGCCTGGCGGCAGCTGATCGACCTGATAAGCCGTGGCCGCGCGCCTGCCGATCCGCCGATGCTGGCGCGGCTTGCCGAACTGCGCGATGCGGTGGCCGAGGGCGTTCGCGTCGCGAGCGCCCGTATCCTCGGCACCAGCCGCCCGCCCGCCGCGCTCGTGGCCTTCTTCGCGCAGGATACGATGGCCGTCGCCGCGACCGTGCTGCGTAACGCACAAATCGCGGATGACGAGTGGCTGGCGATCCTGCCCGCCCTGACGCCGCGCACCCGCTCGGTCCTGCGGCATCGGCGCGACCTGTCGGACAGGGTGATTCGCGGACTGGAGAGTTTCGGCTCCGTCGACTTCGTCCTGCCGAACATGGCGAAGCCCGCCGAGGTCGCGATGCCTCTCGAACCCGCGCCCGAACCTCTGGTCGAGCCGGTCGGGCAAGCGCCCGTGCCGGAGAAGCCGGTCGTCACGCCCGAGCCTGTCGCCGAACCCGAGCCTGCGCCGGTTTCCATCCTGCTCGATCCGCTGCCGACCCAGGCCGCGACGCCCTTCGTCGCGCTGGGCCAGGTCGCGCGCAGCCTGCCCTTCATGGCCGAGGCGATGCGGCACGCGCCGCCGCCCGCCGCCCCGCCGCGTTACGAGATTGCCGATCTCGTCGCCCGCATCGACGCCTTCAACCAGCGGCGCGAGGAAGTGACCGGCGCGACGCAAAACGATGCCGGACCTGCGCATTTCGATTTCGAGACCGACGCCCATGGCCTGATCCTGGGCGTGGAAGGCGTCACGCGCGGGCCGCTGGTTGGCGTCAGCATCGCCGAAACCGCGATGCAGGGGCTGGCGCAGTTCGACGGCGTGGCGATGGGCGCCTTTCGCCGTCGCTCCGGCTTTCGCGATGCGCGGCTGGAGATTGGTGGCAGTTCGGCGGCGGCGGGATCGTGGCGGGTGTCCGCCATGCCCTTTTTCGACCCGGCTTCGGGGCGTTATGCGGGCTATCGCGGCAGCGGCCGTCGTCCGCGCCGGGACGAGATGGCCAATGTGGTCGAGGCAGCGCCCGAGACATCCTCGTCCGATTCGCTGCGCCAGCTGGTCCACGAACTCCGCACCCCCGCCAATGCGGTGGCGGGCTTTGCCGAGCTGATCGAGAGCGAATTGCTGGGGCCGGTCGCGCCGGTCTATCGCGACCGCGCCAGCGCGATCCGGGCGATGGCCGCCGATCTGCTCGCCTCGGTCGAGGATCTCGACACCGCCGCGCGGATCGAGGGACATGTGTTGGAGCTTCGGCCCACCATCGTCCCGCTCGCCCCGCTCATCCAGCGCGTGCTGGCCGAACTGCGCCCGCTGGCCGAGTTGCGCCGTGCCGAAATCCGTTTCGATCCGTCGTCCGCAACCCTGTCGGCGCTGGCCGACGACCGCGCGTGCGAGCGGCTGCTGACCCGACTCTTCTCCGTCCTCCTGTCCAACTGCGTGGTGGGCGAGCGGCTGTCCGCCAGCCTGTCCGCCGATCAGGGCATGGCGGCGCTGCGTATCGACCGACCCCTCGCGCTGACCGTCGAGGCCGATGCCGCGCTGCTCAGCGAGGCGGGGGATGAGGAACAGCGTGACGGTGCGCCTTTGCTGGGCACCGGCTTCTCGCTGCGCCTGATCGACAAGCTGGGGGCCGAGATGGGCGGCGGACTGACCATCGGCCTGCACCGCGTCGTGCTGGCGCTGCCCATTGCCGAGGATCAGCGCGCAGGGCAGGCGTCGATCGCCTGACCGTGCCCGAGGCCGCCCGTCCCCGGCGTCACGAAGCGGCCTCCGCCGCCGAACGCATCCACTGGCCGGACGATTTCGGGCGACGCTTCCTCGTGACGGTGGATGTCGAGGAGGAATTCGACTGGAGCGCGCCGCTCGACCGACGCCATCATGCGACGAAGGCGATGCGGGCCTTCGGGGCCGCGCATCGCCGCTTCGCCGAGGCCGGGGTCGGCCTTGCCTGCATGGTCGATTATCCGGTCGCGGTGGACCCGGCCGCCATCGCCATATTGTCCGAATGCCTGGGCGACGGTCGCTCCGAGATCGGGGCGCAGCTGCATAGCTGGGTGACGCCGCCTTATCAGGAGGTCGTCGATCCCTTTACCAGCCATGCGGGCAATCTGCCGATCGCGCTGGAAACCGCCAAGCTCGATACGCTGACCGATGCGATTACGGCATCCTTCGGCTCCCGGCCGCGCATCTTCCGGTCGGGCAGGTATGGGCTGGGGGCTTCGTCGCTGTCGCTGCTCGCTTCGCGCGGCTATCGAATCGACAGCTCGATGCGGGCGCTGCACGATTATGGCGCGACGGGCGGCATGGATTTCAGCGACATCGACGCCCATGGTTTTCGCCGCGATGGCATGGTCGAGCTGCCGTTGACGAGCGTCTATACCGGCTTGCTGCGGCAGGGCGGGTCGGAACTGTATCGGAGGGCCGGGCGCTGGCCGCATGGGCGGGGTATGCTGGCAAGGGCAGGATTGCTCAACCGCATTCCGCTGACGCCCGAGGGGGTTGGGATCGGCGATGCGCTGGCGGGTATCGACCGCGCGGTGGCAGATGGCGTGCGGCTGCTGACCTTTTCCTTCCACTCGCCGACGCTGGAGCCGGGGCACACGCCCTATGTCCGCGACGCACGGGACCGGGCGCTGTTCGATCGGTGGTGGGATGCGGTATTCGACCGGCTGGCCAGGCACGGCGTGACTGCAGCGACGATCGACGAGATACTCGCCGTCACCGACTGACCGGGCCGCTCGATGGGCGGCCCGGTCATGGGAATCAGCGCTTCATCGCCTCGATCAGCTTCTTCACGTCCTGGCTGCGGCCGCGCGGCAGGATCAGGATGTCGTCGCCGCTCGCCACGACGATCAGGTCCTGCACGTCGACTGCTGCGACCCGGACCCGGTCGGTGCGGATCAGGCAGTTCTTGGTATCGATCGCCAGCACTTCGCCGCGATGCGCGTTGCCGAAGCCATCCAGCTCGCTGATCGCGTGGAGTGCGTCCCAGCTGCCGACATCATTCCAGCCCATGGCGACGGGTACGACCGCGACCCGGTCGGCGCGCTCCATCACGGCATAGTCGATCGAGTCCGACGGACAGGCCGAGAATTCACTTTCGTCCG carries:
- a CDS encoding polysaccharide deacetylase family protein → MPEAARPRRHEAASAAERIHWPDDFGRRFLVTVDVEEEFDWSAPLDRRHHATKAMRAFGAAHRRFAEAGVGLACMVDYPVAVDPAAIAILSECLGDGRSEIGAQLHSWVTPPYQEVVDPFTSHAGNLPIALETAKLDTLTDAITASFGSRPRIFRSGRYGLGASSLSLLASRGYRIDSSMRALHDYGATGGMDFSDIDAHGFRRDGMVELPLTSVYTGLLRQGGSELYRRAGRWPHGRGMLARAGLLNRIPLTPEGVGIGDALAGIDRAVADGVRLLTFSFHSPTLEPGHTPYVRDARDRALFDRWWDAVFDRLARHGVTAATIDEILAVTD